Proteins from one Syngnathus scovelli strain Florida chromosome 17, RoL_Ssco_1.2, whole genome shotgun sequence genomic window:
- the gad3 gene encoding glutamate decarboxylase 1 isoform X1: MDFLQLPDSVTSKSTKMDSPRENKDTATDFSDIYCKDLLPTSGGERMTREFLQEILNLLINYICKSYHQNSKVLDFHHPHQLKEGLEGFSLELPEKPDTLEQILVDCHDTLKYGVNTGHPRFFNQLFAGLDVIGIAGEWLTSIANTNMFTYEVSPVFTLMEEVLLKKMYSIVRWSNEEGDGIFSPGGTISNLYSILVARFYFYPEVKTRGMGALPHLALFTSEHSHYSIKKSAAVLGLGIENVFIVKCDERGRMIPEELEASILAAEEKNMVPFYVNATAGTTVYGAFDPLNAIADICQRHTLWMHVDAAWGGCLLLSDRYRMKLQGIERAWSVTWNPHKMMGVPLQCSAILIKKKGLLQKCNELAAPYLFQKDKFYDVSYDTGDKSIQCGRHVDVFKLWLVWKAKGTEGFGAQVNKCLGYAKYLYDLLQRRKDFELVFKNKPEHSNVCFWYIPPSLRSMPQGSDRDKRLHQVAPQIKGRLMEKGSVMIGYQPTSTKVNFFRCVFANPATQYEDIEFLVEEIAQLGHDL, translated from the exons ATGGATTTCTTACAGCTACCAG ACAGTGTCACAAGCAAATCAACCAAAATGGACTCACCCAGAGAAAACAAAGACACGGCGACTGATTTTAGTGACATTTACTGCAAAG ATCTGTTGCCGACTTCAGGGGGAGAAAGGATGACAAGGGAATTTCTGCAGGAAATTTTGAACTTATTAATAAATTACATTTGCAAGTCCTATCACCAAAATTCCAAG GTTTTGGACTTTCACCACCCTCACCAACTCAAAGAAGGACTGGAAGGCTTTAGTCTAGAGCTGCCTGAAAAACCAGACACTCTTGAGCAAATATTGGTGGATTGTCACGACACACTAAAATATGGTGTCAATACAG GCCACCCTCGTTTCTTCAATCAACTGTTCGCAGGTCTGGATGTGATTGGTATTGCTGGTGAATGGCTGACAAGTATAGCCAACACAAACAT GTTTACATATGAGGTGTCTCCAGTCTTCACCCTAATGGAGGAAGTTCTACTGAAGAAGATGTATAGCATTGTAAGATGGTCTAATGAGGAGGGAGATGGGATCTTCTCACCAG GAGGAACAATCTCCAACCTGTACAGTATACTGGTGGCAAGATTTTACTTCTACCCAGAAGTGAAGACACGAGGAATGGGAGCTCTGCCTCACTTGGCCCTCTTTACTTCCGAACAT AGCCACTATTCAATCAAGAAGTCTGCTGCAGTGCTGGGACTGGGcattgaaaatgtgtttatAGTGAAATGTGATGAAAG AGGGAGAATGATTCCAGAAGAACTTGAGGCTTCTATTCTTGCAGCTGAAGAAAAG AACATGGTTCCGTTCTATGTGAATGCAACGGCTGGCACGACTGTGTATGGAGCTTTTGATCCCCTCAATGCCATTGCGGACATCTGTCAGAGACACACTTTATGGATGCATGTGGAT GCAGCATGGGGCGGATGCTTACTTTTGTCAGACAGATATAGGATGAAGCTACAGGGCATTGAAAG AGCGTGGTCAGTAACATGGAACCCTCACAAGATGATGGGTGTTCCTCTGCAGTGCTCAGCCATCCTGATCAAGAAGAAA GGCCTCTTACAAAAGTGCAATGAACTTGCGGCTCCATATCTCTTCCAGAAAGACAAATTTTATGACGTGAGCTATGATACTGGAGATAAGAGCATCCAGTGTGGCAGACATGTGGATGTCTTCAAACTTTGGCTCGTGTGGAAGGCAAAG GGTACAGAGGGCTTTGGAGCTCAGGTCAACAAGTGCTTGGGATATGCAAAGTATTTATATGATCTACTGCAAAGGAGGAAAGATTTTGaactagttttcaaaaataaa CCTGAGCACAGCAACGTGTGCTTCTGGTACATTCCTCCAAGTCTGAGAAGCATGCCACAAGGTTCTGACAGAGACAAGAGACTCCATCAG GTAGCTCCTCAGATTAAAGGAAGGCTGATGGAAAAGGGCTCGGTTATGATTGGTTACCAGCCTACAAGTACCAAAGTCAATTTCTTCAGATGCGTCTTCGCCAACCCTGCTACACAGTACGAGGACATAGAGTTCCTTGTGGAGGAGATAGCCCAACTAGGGCATGATTTGTAA
- the gad3 gene encoding glutamate decarboxylase 1 isoform X2, whose product MDSPRENKDTATDFSDIYCKDLLPTSGGERMTREFLQEILNLLINYICKSYHQNSKVLDFHHPHQLKEGLEGFSLELPEKPDTLEQILVDCHDTLKYGVNTGHPRFFNQLFAGLDVIGIAGEWLTSIANTNMFTYEVSPVFTLMEEVLLKKMYSIVRWSNEEGDGIFSPGGTISNLYSILVARFYFYPEVKTRGMGALPHLALFTSEHSHYSIKKSAAVLGLGIENVFIVKCDERGRMIPEELEASILAAEEKNMVPFYVNATAGTTVYGAFDPLNAIADICQRHTLWMHVDAAWGGCLLLSDRYRMKLQGIERAWSVTWNPHKMMGVPLQCSAILIKKKGLLQKCNELAAPYLFQKDKFYDVSYDTGDKSIQCGRHVDVFKLWLVWKAKGTEGFGAQVNKCLGYAKYLYDLLQRRKDFELVFKNKPEHSNVCFWYIPPSLRSMPQGSDRDKRLHQVAPQIKGRLMEKGSVMIGYQPTSTKVNFFRCVFANPATQYEDIEFLVEEIAQLGHDL is encoded by the exons ATGGACTCACCCAGAGAAAACAAAGACACGGCGACTGATTTTAGTGACATTTACTGCAAAG ATCTGTTGCCGACTTCAGGGGGAGAAAGGATGACAAGGGAATTTCTGCAGGAAATTTTGAACTTATTAATAAATTACATTTGCAAGTCCTATCACCAAAATTCCAAG GTTTTGGACTTTCACCACCCTCACCAACTCAAAGAAGGACTGGAAGGCTTTAGTCTAGAGCTGCCTGAAAAACCAGACACTCTTGAGCAAATATTGGTGGATTGTCACGACACACTAAAATATGGTGTCAATACAG GCCACCCTCGTTTCTTCAATCAACTGTTCGCAGGTCTGGATGTGATTGGTATTGCTGGTGAATGGCTGACAAGTATAGCCAACACAAACAT GTTTACATATGAGGTGTCTCCAGTCTTCACCCTAATGGAGGAAGTTCTACTGAAGAAGATGTATAGCATTGTAAGATGGTCTAATGAGGAGGGAGATGGGATCTTCTCACCAG GAGGAACAATCTCCAACCTGTACAGTATACTGGTGGCAAGATTTTACTTCTACCCAGAAGTGAAGACACGAGGAATGGGAGCTCTGCCTCACTTGGCCCTCTTTACTTCCGAACAT AGCCACTATTCAATCAAGAAGTCTGCTGCAGTGCTGGGACTGGGcattgaaaatgtgtttatAGTGAAATGTGATGAAAG AGGGAGAATGATTCCAGAAGAACTTGAGGCTTCTATTCTTGCAGCTGAAGAAAAG AACATGGTTCCGTTCTATGTGAATGCAACGGCTGGCACGACTGTGTATGGAGCTTTTGATCCCCTCAATGCCATTGCGGACATCTGTCAGAGACACACTTTATGGATGCATGTGGAT GCAGCATGGGGCGGATGCTTACTTTTGTCAGACAGATATAGGATGAAGCTACAGGGCATTGAAAG AGCGTGGTCAGTAACATGGAACCCTCACAAGATGATGGGTGTTCCTCTGCAGTGCTCAGCCATCCTGATCAAGAAGAAA GGCCTCTTACAAAAGTGCAATGAACTTGCGGCTCCATATCTCTTCCAGAAAGACAAATTTTATGACGTGAGCTATGATACTGGAGATAAGAGCATCCAGTGTGGCAGACATGTGGATGTCTTCAAACTTTGGCTCGTGTGGAAGGCAAAG GGTACAGAGGGCTTTGGAGCTCAGGTCAACAAGTGCTTGGGATATGCAAAGTATTTATATGATCTACTGCAAAGGAGGAAAGATTTTGaactagttttcaaaaataaa CCTGAGCACAGCAACGTGTGCTTCTGGTACATTCCTCCAAGTCTGAGAAGCATGCCACAAGGTTCTGACAGAGACAAGAGACTCCATCAG GTAGCTCCTCAGATTAAAGGAAGGCTGATGGAAAAGGGCTCGGTTATGATTGGTTACCAGCCTACAAGTACCAAAGTCAATTTCTTCAGATGCGTCTTCGCCAACCCTGCTACACAGTACGAGGACATAGAGTTCCTTGTGGAGGAGATAGCCCAACTAGGGCATGATTTGTAA
- the exoc3 gene encoding exocyst complex component 3, producing the protein MRMEETSREAVATAVQRVAGMLQRSDQLDKVEQYRRREARKKASVEARLKAAIQSQLDGVRTGLTQLHSALLDVKDIQSSLADVSKDWRQSINTIENLKDVKDAVVQHSQLASAVENLKNIFSVPEIVEETQQLIEQAELLQAHRKLMDLESSRDDLMYEQYRMDSKNTSDMHLISIYFEDVQRLSDELAKQSWMVLQRAMVTVRRDPTMLVSVVRIIEREEKIDRRMVDRKKQTGFIPPGRPKRWKDKMFQVLEGTVSTRIEGTQSVTREADKMWLVRLLEITRKYVLDDLIIVKNLMVQCFPPHYNTFNRFFRLYHNAVSTRVKELASEDLEANEIVSMLTWVLNTYKSAEMMGHPELLAECDINQLEALLPQDVVDDLLSKYVQTFTSNITGWLRKALETDKKDWQKETEPEADQDGYYQTTLPAIVFQMFEQNLQVAAQIDGDFKEQVLKLCLKQMNSFLIRYREEAVAYKEEHLRDRQLPQCYVQYMIAIINNCQTFKESINSLKRKYSQSSEPTDSDAAIERTLNEVAKEGCQFLLDEVFLDLEHHLNELLTRKWLTGSHAVDTICVTVEDYFNDFNKIKKPFNREMTSEALRRVVVDYIKAVMQKRITFKNADERREGAERMTKEAEQFKFLFRKLAAGEDTDRLCGAIVAIAEVFKLTDPTLLFLEVTTLVSKYPDIREEHIQALLAVRGDASRDMRQMIIGTLSENKVSYGGFTQPIFKDITVPTITMTTMTTMTSMATAKLLK; encoded by the exons ATGAGAATGGAGGAGACAAGCCGTGAGGCGGTTGCCACAGCCGTTCAGCGCGTGGCTGGAATGCTGCAGAGATCTGACCAGTTGGACAAAGTGGAGCAGTACAGAAGAAGAGAGGCCAGAAAGAAAGCCTCTGTCGAAGCAAGGCTTAAG GCAGCCATTCAGTCTCAGCTAGACGGTGTCCGCACTGGACTAACTCAGCTGCACAGTGCCTTGCTTGACGTGAAGGACATCCAGAGCTCGCTGGCTGATGTGAGCAAAGACTGGAGGCAGAGCATCAACACTATAGAGAACCTGAAAGATGTCAAAGATGCTGTCGTTCAACATAGTCAGCTGGCCTCCGCTGTGGAAAACCTTAAAAACATTTTCTCGG TGCCAGAGATTGTGGAAGAGACCCAGCAGCTGATAGAGCAGGCAGAGTTGCTTCAGGCTCACAGGAAACTGATGGATCTGGAGAGCTCCCGAGATGACCTTATGTACGAGCAATACCGCATGGACAGCAAGAACACCAGTGACATGCATCTCATTTCCATCTATTTTGAAGAT GTTCAGCGGTTATCAGATGAGCTTGCCAAGCAGTCATGGATGGTTCTGCAGAGGGCCATGGTTACTGTTCGTCGTGACCCCACCATGCTAGTGTCAGTGGTTCGTATCATTGAACGTGAGGAGAAAATCGACCGGCGGATGGTTGACCGTAAAAAACAGACGGGCTTCATCCCGCCTGGACGACCCAAAAGATGGAAAGACAAAatgtttcag GTATTGGAGGGCACTGTCAGCACCCGCATCGAGGGCACACAGTCAGTGACAAGAGAAGCTGATAAAATGTGGCTTGTTCGTCTTCTGGAGATAACAAGGAAATATGTTTTAGATGACCTCATCATTGTCAAGAACCTCATGGTTCAATGCTTTCCACCACATTACAACACCTTCAACAG GTTTTTCCGCCTTTACCACAATGCCGTTTCCACTCGTGTCAAAGAATTGGCATCTGAGGACTTGGAAGCGAATGAAATCGTGTCCATGTTAACCTGGGTCCTCAATACCTATAAGAG tGCAGAGATGATGGGGCATCCAGAGCTTCTTGCTGAATGTGACATCAACCAGCTCGAGGCCCTCCTACCTCAGGATGTGGTGGATGATTTACTCAGCAAATATGTCCAGACTTTCACA TCCAATATTACCGGCTGGCTGAGGAAAGCTCTTGAAACAGACAAGAAGGACTGGCAGAAAGAAACAGAGCCTGAGGCTGATCAGGATGGGTACTATCAAACTACACTGCCTGCCATCGTCTTTCAG ATGTTTGAACAGAACCTGCAAGTAGCCGCTCAGATCGATGGGGACTTTAAAGAGCAGGTTCTCAAACTCTGCCTGAAACAGATGAACTCATTCCTCATTCG GTACAGAGAAGAGGCTGTGGCCTATAAAGAAGAACATCTGCGAGATCGACAGCTTCCTCAATGTTACGTGCAATACATGATCGCCATCATAAACAATTGTCAGACATTCAA AGAGTCCATCAACAGTCTAAAGAGAAAATATTCTCAGTCCTCGGAGCCCACCGACAGcgatgctgccatcgagaggaCACTCAACGAGGTGGCCAAGGAGGGATGTCAGTTCCTCTTAGATGAAGTCTTCTTAGACCTTGAG CATCACCTCAATGAACTTCTAACCAGAAAATGGCTGACAGGATCTCATGCTGTGGATACTATCTGTGTGACAGTGGAAGACTACTTCAATGACTTCAACAAGATCAAGAAACCCTTTAATCGG GAAATGACAAGCGAAGCCCTTCGCAGGGTTGTGGTGGACTACATTAaggcagtgatgcaaaagaggATCACCTTTAAGAATGCTGATGAGAGGAGGGAAGGAGCTGAGAGAATGACCAAAGAGGCTGAGCAGTTTAAATTCCTCTTCAGAAAACTGGCTGCT GGAGAAGACACAGATCGTCTATGTGGCGCTATTGTGGCCATTGCTGAAGTCTTCAAACTGACCGACCCGACACTGCTCTTCCTGGAGGTCACTACGCTGGTTTCCAAATACCCCGACATCAG GGAGGAGCATATCCAGGCACTGCTAGCGGTGCGCGGTGATGCGAGCAGGGATATGCGCCAAATGATCATCGGAACGCTCAGCGAGAACAAAGTATCTTATGGAGGTTTCACACAGCCCATCTTCAAAGACATCACTGTGCCCACTATTACCATGACTACCATGACTACCATGACCTCCATGGCAACTGCAAAGCTGCTTAAATAA
- the dnajb6a gene encoding dnaJ homolog subfamily B member 6a, with protein sequence MVDYYQILGVRRDASAEDIKKSYRKLALRWHPDKNPENKEEAEKKFKELSEAYEVLSDVNKRSTYDLYGKEGLTRGARGRGGHFHNEDHFQEPFTFRNPEDVFREFFGGRDPFADLFGADPFGDDPFFGSGRRHQGRASRNRTGGSFLGGFVGFPPFGAGFSPFDPGFGTFGSMSPMGHMGHMGHMGHMTTMGSLGGGGFTSFSSSSFGGGGGGGMGNFRSVSTSTKIINGRKITTKRIIENGQERVEVEEDGQLRSLTINGKEQLLRLEHK encoded by the exons ATGGTGGACTACTACCAGATTCTAGGAGTACGGAGAGATGCGTCTGCAGAGGACATAAAGAAATC GTACAGAAAACTGGCCCTGAGGTGGCACCCTGATAAAAACCCAGAAAACAAAGAAGAGGCTGAGAAGAAATTCAAGGAGCTGTCAGAGGCTTATGAAGTCCTGTCAGATG tGAACAAGAGAAGCACATATGATCTATATGGCAAAGAAGGACTGACGAGGGGTGCTCGAGGGAGAG GTGGGCACTTCCACAATGAAGATCATTTCCAAGAACCCTTCACATTCCGTAACCCAGAAGATGTCTTCAGGGAGTTCTTTGGAGGCAGGGACCCATTTGCAGACCTTTTCG GTGCAGATCCATTTGGTGATGATCCTTTTTTTGGCAGCGGACGGCGCCATCAAGGTCGCGCAAGTCGAAACCGGACAGGGGGCTCATTCTTGGGGGGCTTTGTAGGTTTTCCACCTTTTGGTGCCGGCTTCTCGCCTTTTGACCCAG GCTTTGGTACGTTTGGCTCCATGAGCCCCATGGGTCACATGGGTCATATGGGTCACATGGGTCACATGACGACCATGGGTAGTCTCGGGGGCGGGGGCTTCACCTCTTTCTCCAGCAGCTCCTTTGGgggaggtggtggaggaggcatgggtaacttcCGTTCCGTGTCTACTTCTACGAAAATCATCAACGGCAGGAAGATCACGACTAAAAG GATCATTGAGAATGGTCAAGAGCGGGTTGAGGTGGAAGAGGAcggccagctgaggtcactaacCATCAATGGTAAAGAGCAGCTGTTACGACTGGAACACAAATAA